In one Arachis duranensis cultivar V14167 chromosome 9, aradu.V14167.gnm2.J7QH, whole genome shotgun sequence genomic region, the following are encoded:
- the LOC107465783 gene encoding uncharacterized protein LOC107465783, which yields MTHLLRAIEDLGMRQMEGQEQILHIQSKWMRQQEEWQKQHIEQQQEQYSQLTQAIHQVTERQEHQDKRLQELNQRQLAQMKSFNEFNVLNEGRQLHRKEFNVNTQARLNYMSSNMHQLHYAIPTYDEVQKAFVEQEERKVKQQKDTLKKKMEDAGFWKKLLGKGKGSGSTSTQEKHQEDKQEGEHGQPHE from the coding sequence ATGACTCACCTTCTAAGAGCTATTGAGGATTTGGGAATGAGACAAATGGAGGGACAAGAGCAAATACTTCACATTCAATCCAAGTGGATGAGACAACAAGAAGAGTGGCAGAAACAACACATTGAGCAGCAACAGGAGCAATACTCCCAACTCACTCAAGCCATCCACCAAGTTACTGAGAGGCAAGAGCATCAAGATAAACGccttcaagaactcaaccaGCGGCAACTAGCTCAAATGAAATCATTCAATGAGTTCAATGTGCTGAATGAAGGAAGGCAGTTACATAGGAAAGAGTTCAACGTAAACACTCAGGCCAGGTTGAACTACATGTCCAGCAATATGCATCAGCTACATTATGCCATTCCCACATATGATGAGGTCCAAAAAGCATTTGTTGAACAAGAAGAAAGGAAGGTGAAACAGCAGAAGGACACactaaagaagaagatggaagatgCGGGCTTCTGGAAGAAACTGCTTGGGAAAGGCAAAGGAAGTGGGAGCACAAGCACTCAAGAAAAACACCAAGAGGACAAGCAAGAAGGAGAGCATGGGCAACCAcatgagtaa